GCTCGCGGTCGGCGTGATCGCCGGCTATGCGGGCGGACGAACCGACGCCGTGTTGATGCGGTACGTCGATGTCCAGGGCACCGTTCCCGCCTTCCTCGTGTACATCGTATTGATCTACGTCTACGGTCGGAGCCTGTTTCTGCTCGTTCTCGTGTTCGGCCTGTTGAGCTGGGGCGGTATCGCACGGATCGTGCGCAGTGAGGTACTCCAGATCCGGACGGAGGCGTACGTCGCGGCTGCGCTGGGCCAGGGTGCCGGTCGGTTCCGGGTGCTCCGTCGACACGTGGTGCCGAACGTGTACGACAGCCTCGCGGTCTCTGCGACGCAGGCGATACCGCGGATCCTGCTGATCGAAGCGGCGATTTCGTTCATGCTTTTAAACGACATCGGCGTCGCATCGTGGGGCCACACGGCGACGATGGGGCTGCGCCACCAGCACCAGTTCGTCCACACGTGGTGGATCTCGACGATTCCGATCGCGTTCCTCGCGATGACGGTGCTGTCGATCACCGTGCTCGGCGACTTCTTCCGGGACGCGCTCGACCCCACGGCCGGTCGTCCGGACGCCGAAACGGATGTCGATAGCGCGATCGGAACGGAAGTCGACCATAGCAGTGGCGGGACAGAAGCAGAGCCCGAGGTCGACCGTCGTTAGCTCTCGTTGAGCTCGATCCGCGGATCGAACACCATGTATGCAACGTCCTGCAGGAAGTTCCCGACGATTCCGACCCCCGCGACGAACAGCGCCATCCCAATGATTACCGGCAGGTTCCGAGTCATGATCGCATTGTAGCTGAGCGTGCCGAACCCGGGAAGTTCGAAGACGAACTCGATCACGAAGACGTTCACGACGAGCACGCCGAGGAGGTTTGCGAAAAACAGCGAGATCAGCGGGATCAGCGAGATCCGAAGGAGGTGTCGGACCACGTGGACCGGCTCCATCCCCTTCGCTTTTACCTGCGTGACGAACAGTTCCCCTTCCCGCGACAGCACGGCCGACCGAACGTATCTGGCCTGCTCGGCGATCAGTCCGGTGCCGAGCAGGACCGCCGGAAGCGCCAGCCGCTTGAGATTGTGCGTCGAAAGCACGCGCTGTTCGAGGTCGTAGCCGATCAAAAACAGCCACCCGAACTGGTACATCCCGACCAGGATCGCCACGGCGGCGATCCAGAAGTTCGGGACGCCGAACACGGTGTAGGTGAAGCCGGTCGCCACCCGGGAGAGAACGGGGTTCGTTCCGATCGCGGAGTAGGTACCGACGGCAACGCCGCCGACAAGTGCGATCGCCATGCCCGGGACCACGTACCCCAGCGTGATCGTCAACCGTTCGCCGATCAGCGTCGTCACTGGCGTCGGATGGCTGTAGGAGACTCCGAGATCCAGCCTCGCGACGCTTGCAAGCCAGTTCACGTATCGCTCGTGGACCGGCTGGTCGAGGTTTCTCGCCTCGCGGTACGCCTGCACTGCCTGTTCGGCCTCCCGTTCGATCTCCTCGGCGCTTGCCCCGCTATCTGCGAGTTCGGCCGCGACGGAGAATTCCACGGAGGCCTCGCCTGGATCGCCGGTGAAGGCGACGAGCGCGAACGTCACCGACACGACGACCCACAGCGCGAACAGCGAAAACACCAACCGGCGAGCGAGCCACCACCAGCGGTTCATCGTTTGTTCAGGGTTGAGGGAAGCGTCGAACGGGGACGTCGACAGAGGGGTTTGCGACGGGCGGGGAGGGCTGTGCGGAGGGACACGACAGTCTGGGATGTTTCCTCGTACCGCATAAATGTTTCTCAGCCGTCACCGGCGATCCAGCGGTACCCTCCGGGACTCGATACTCGACCGGGCCGGAACGCCCTTTTATCCGGGGGACCCACACGGAGCCATGACCACACAAACGCTGGACGAGGCGGTCGAGTCGAC
The Halalkaliarchaeum desulfuricum DNA segment above includes these coding regions:
- a CDS encoding ABC transporter permease, with translation MNRWWWLARRLVFSLFALWVVVSVTFALVAFTGDPGEASVEFSVAAELADSGASAEEIEREAEQAVQAYREARNLDQPVHERYVNWLASVARLDLGVSYSHPTPVTTLIGERLTITLGYVVPGMAIALVGGVAVGTYSAIGTNPVLSRVATGFTYTVFGVPNFWIAAVAILVGMYQFGWLFLIGYDLEQRVLSTHNLKRLALPAVLLGTGLIAEQARYVRSAVLSREGELFVTQVKAKGMEPVHVVRHLLRISLIPLISLFFANLLGVLVVNVFVIEFVFELPGFGTLSYNAIMTRNLPVIIGMALFVAGVGIVGNFLQDVAYMVFDPRIELNES